The following are encoded in a window of bacterium SCSIO 12643 genomic DNA:
- a CDS encoding DUF1939 domain-containing protein, with amino-acid sequence MSCCPRNICPVRVSRSIRYRYSTLHPFILDYTGSSGWKVSVDNQGWIKTSWDTSLIGRNCSSISYRVT; translated from the coding sequence TTGAGCTGTTGCCCCCGGAATATCTGTCCAGTAAGGGTTTCCCGGAGTATTAGGTACCGGTACAGTACTCTTCATCCATTTATACTCGATTACACCGGTTCCTCCGGTTGGAAAGTTAGTGTTGACAATCAGGGCTGGATCAAAACCTCCTGGGACACCAGTTTGATTGGAAGAAATTGTTCCTCCATCAGTTATCGGGTCACATAA